The following coding sequences lie in one Arabidopsis thaliana chromosome 3, partial sequence genomic window:
- the ATSIK gene encoding Protein kinase superfamily protein, whose translation MVLGCFPLKSKKKRGSVSMKRLDLEESKPTALPEPPKIPSRNLQSAPPSFRTRVKPIQSNNGGTGEMSSRARVMSAPSSIHGAAERDLLAGVYHDEQDEQPRDPRTSTKESSPQPLPLPSPRTGSSLKNWGSFKSFNGSSGRLSSSAAVSGPLPLPPSGSVRSFSYDEVMAACNAFSSDRCVMEGLSSVMYMASFGDEASTSGLKKVDATVVRLHVITQSIREFINEVNTLASLQHQNLCKLVGYHARDGSDTRMLVYERLALGSLDRLLHGRSDGPPLDWNTRMKIALCAAQGLTFLHEEGPFQAMYNEFSTANIQVDKDFSAKLSGYGCAGHAPETETSNSSALANLSVETLERGLLTPKSNVWSYGIVLLEMLTGRKNMDGSYPKEERNLVKWSRAFLADDCRLSLIMDPQLKGRFPAKAARSIADIAQKCLQVEPSERPTMRNIVDQLKIIQDMKYSCRFPLREPAPVVARKHMGRSSSLNTIIWTPASVPPRSSFSPSPPPRRPSVSPTRGRTLVFPPVFPPRACSSLEEMAREEVRRSSSASGRRTSLEGF comes from the exons ATGGTTTTGGGGTGTTTCCctttgaaaagcaagaagaaacgtGGCTCTGTTTCTATGAAGCGGTTGGATCTTGAAGAAAGCAAGCCAACTGCTTTACCTGAGCCACCAAAGATTCCAAGTCGTAATTTACAATCAGCTCCTCCGAGTTTCAGAACTCGTGTGAAGCCAATTCAATCTAACAACGGTGGAACCGGAGAGATGAGTAGCCGAGCAAGAGTCATGTCTGCTCCGTCAAGCATCCACGGTGCAGCGGAACGGGATTTGCTTGCTGGTGTTTACCACGACGAGCAAGATGAACAACCAAGAGATCCACGTACTTCTACTAAAGAATCTAGCCCTCAACCACTTCCGTTACCGTCACCAAGAACTGGTTCTTCATTGAAGAATTGGGGAAGCTTTAAGTCGTTTAACGGAAGCAGCGGTCGGTTATCATCATCCGCAGCTGTATCTGGACCTTTACCTTTGCCACCTAGCGGGTCAGTTAGGAGCTTTTCATATGATGAAGTAATGGCTGCGTGTAACGCTTTTTCTTCAGACCGATGTGTCATGGAAGGTCTTTCATCTGTTATGTACATGGCTTCCTTTGGTGATGAGGCTTCGACCTCAGGTTTAAAGAAGGTTGACGCAACTGTTGTACGACTTCACGTAATTACTCAG AGTATTAGGGAGTTCATTAATGAAGTCAACACATTGGCGTCGCTGCAACACCAGAACCTTTGTAAGCTGGTAGGCTATCATGCTCGTGACGGTTCTGACACAAGAATGTTGGTGTACGAGAGGCTTGCTCTGGGCAGCTTGGACCGTTTACTGCATGGGAGATCAGATGGGCCTCCTCTTGATTGGAACACTAGAATGAAGATTGCACTATGCGCAGCTCAGGGTCTAACCTTCTTGCACGAAGAAGGCCCTTTTCAG GCAATGTACAATGAATTTTCGACGGCAAATATCCAAGTCGATAAAGATTTCAGCGCCAAGCTATCAGGATACGGTTGTGCAGGCCATGCGCCTGAGACAGAGACATCTAATAGTTCGGCACTTGCTAATCTCTCTGTCGAGACTCTAGAGAGAGGGCTTTTGACCCCGAAGAGCAATGTGTGGAGCTATGGAATAGTTCTTCTTGAGATGTTAACGGGTCGGAAAAATATGGACGGGTCTTACCCGAAAGAAGAGAGGAACTTAGTGAAATGGAGCAGAGCTTTTCTAGCAGATGATTGCAGGCTCTCGCTTATAATGGATCCTCAGCTTAAAGGTCGGTTTCCGGCAAAAGCGGCTAGGAGCATAGCAGATATAGCACAGAAATGTCTGCAGGTGGAGCCTTCAGAGCGTCCAACCATGAGAAACATCGTGGATCAACTCAAGATCATACAGGACATGAAGTACTCGTGTAGGTTCCCATTGAGAGAACCCGCACCGGTCGTGGCAAGGAAACATATGGGAAGATCAAGCAGTCTCAACACGATTATTTGGACCCCGGCATCAGTGCCACCAAGGTCGAGTTTTTCACCGTCACCTCCACCACGACGACCGTCTGTCTCACCCACAAGGGGACGGACGCTCGTGTTTCCCCCAGTGTTTCCGCCGCGAGCGTGTTCATCTTTGGAGGAAATGGCTCGGGAAGAGGTTCGAAGATCGTCTTCAGCCAGTGGTAGGAGAACTAGCCTCGaagggttttga
- the LTP6 gene encoding lipid transfer protein 6 (lipid transfer protein 6 (LTP6); FUNCTIONS IN: lipid binding; INVOLVED IN: lipid transport; LOCATED IN: endomembrane system; EXPRESSED IN: 18 plant structures; EXPRESSED DURING: 10 growth stages; CONTAINS InterPro DOMAIN/s: Bifunctional inhibitor/plant lipid transfer protein/seed storage (InterPro:IPR016140), Plant lipid transfer protein/seed storage/trypsin-alpha amylase inhibitor (InterPro:IPR003612), Plant lipid transfer protein/Par allergen (InterPro:IPR000528), Plant lipid transfer protein/hydrophobic protein, helical domain (InterPro:IPR013770); BEST Arabidopsis thaliana protein match is: Bifunctional inhibitor/lipid-transfer protein/seed storage 2S albumin superfamily protein (TAIR:AT5G01870.1).), which yields MRSLLLAVCLVLALHCGEAAVSCNTVIADLYPCLSYVTQGGPVPTLCCNGLTTLKSQAQTSVDRQGVCRCIKSAIGGLTLSPRTIQNALELPSKCGVDLPYKFSPSTDCDSETSRKS from the exons ATGAGATCTCTCTTATTAGCCGTGTGCCTGGTTCTTGCTTTACACTGCGGTGAAGCAGCCGTGTCTTGCAACACGGTGATTGCGGATCTTTACCCTTGCTTATCCTACGTGACTCAGGGCGGACCGGTCCCAACCCTCTGCTGCAACGGTCTCACAACACTCAAGAGTCAGGCTCAAACTTCTGTGGACCGTCAGGGGGTCTGTCGTTGCATCAAATCTGCTATTGGAGGACTCACTCTCTCTCCTAGAACCATCCAAAATGCTTTGGAATTGCCTTCTAAATGTGGTGTCGATCTCCCTTACAAGTTCAGCCCTTCCACTGACTGCGACAG TGAGACAAGCAGAAAATCTTAA
- the LTP6 gene encoding lipid transfer protein 6 (lipid transfer protein 6 (LTP6); FUNCTIONS IN: lipid binding; INVOLVED IN: lipid transport; LOCATED IN: endomembrane system; EXPRESSED IN: 18 plant structures; EXPRESSED DURING: 10 growth stages; CONTAINS InterPro DOMAIN/s: Bifunctional inhibitor/plant lipid transfer protein/seed storage (InterPro:IPR016140), Plant lipid transfer protein/seed storage/trypsin-alpha amylase inhibitor (InterPro:IPR003612), Plant lipid transfer protein/Par allergen (InterPro:IPR000528), Plant lipid transfer protein/hydrophobic protein, helical domain (InterPro:IPR013770); BEST Arabidopsis thaliana protein match is: Bifunctional inhibitor/lipid-transfer protein/seed storage 2S albumin superfamily protein (TAIR:AT5G01870.1); Has 1107 Blast hits to 1106 proteins in 126 species: Archae - 0; Bacteria - 0; Metazoa - 2; Fungi - 0; Plants - 1103; Viruses - 0; Other Eukaryotes - 2 (source: NCBI BLink).), whose protein sequence is MRSLLLAVCLVLALHCGEAAVSCNTVIADLYPCLSYVTQGGPVPTLCCNGLTTLKSQAQTSVDRQGVCRCIKSAIGGLTLSPRTIQNALELPSKCGVDLPYKFSPSTDCDSIQ, encoded by the exons ATGAGATCTCTCTTATTAGCCGTGTGCCTGGTTCTTGCTTTACACTGCGGTGAAGCAGCCGTGTCTTGCAACACGGTGATTGCGGATCTTTACCCTTGCTTATCCTACGTGACTCAGGGCGGACCGGTCCCAACCCTCTGCTGCAACGGTCTCACAACACTCAAGAGTCAGGCTCAAACTTCTGTGGACCGTCAGGGGGTCTGTCGTTGCATCAAATCTGCTATTGGAGGACTCACTCTCTCTCCTAGAACCATCCAAAATGCTTTGGAATTGCCTTCTAAATGTGGTGTCGATCTCCCTTACAAGTTCAGCCCTTCCACTGACTGCGACAG taTCCAGTGA